One Euwallacea similis isolate ESF13 chromosome 26, ESF131.1, whole genome shotgun sequence genomic window carries:
- the Spn85F gene encoding uncharacterized protein Spn85F, translated as MRTRHLVLFLTGTVPYWFLSRVVFCYDEAPWQPVQYDYYHIDLGELASDQDQGFASRSSKLPTPSDAIVDVINNLGIKLLAIHNERNENNIAISPYGAFSVLAALSEGLQGESVHEILHAAHVPYDQQIVRVGLRDIHRHLKSYFIPEEGFLAGLTLNLNNITLKSNYQDVLKFYGFDYGSFNNALYPDPPTTKKSAEGTTLETGLGVSEDSPTVAATTTESPQNTIVEVANRANDDIPTTTEVATTHIPTTTMASVETTTSEPEVIVETTTEVVKTTEAAVTTEAAISSEGTSTPLSVETAPPTESPKDTTTATTVIETLQLNAESQTPSGTTGTSKDTTLARVTSMTSSSAAKIPGGYTSTKQFETTAEYHRTTSSDSETASSNTATPSIISSVGSTGNTVRTTREVTESIQSSIGETSTMIPTRFVTPTTTIYSTESTELQQTTTETPKSTSVQTVEAETTAQPQFTKEVVTTETTFIPDTTTQLLSTSETVSSTKTTESTSELTSPRSTQTILSSETITETTFILTTPTNVQPGITGVKTTPEPTSSSLTTLTTIGQSENSVSTQQDNLETTTPPFFGTTPNFQGTPANQGNFDFNNYNYNENTPVYDDEEVVENTNNNFKRSVRSVADYIISRYLCRIYDDGSQFVPLTQRTQYVPEDSMTFAVYGKYREPVAFMKYDTVLPYFFAPNLNAVALSFPLDSSKYYLLLLLPLRDDGIDQLIYDLRISGSLKYVIENLRLAHVQATIPSFTLKGYVTLTPTLQKLGIHQIFEPRQADFSPMTNSTDIFVTNIEQAVTVTIRNYLDPSAQRYKNYQQYPPITFKADHPFLYFVVDSELHVALMVGKVINPLNSRIS; from the exons ATGCGTACGCGGCACTTGGTACTCTTTTTGACCGGCACGGTACCTTATTGGTTCCTATCGCGGGTGGTTTTTTGCTATGACGAAGCCCCATGGCAACCAGTCCAATACGACTATTACCACATCGATTTGGGCGAATTGGCAAGCGATCAGGACCAGGGGTTTGCCAGTCGCTCCAGCAAACTCCCTACCCCCAGTGATGCCATAGTGGATGTGATTAACAATTTGGGGATTAAGTTGTTGGCC ATTCACAACGAGCGAAATGAAAACAACATAGCCATCTCTCCTTACGGAGCATTCAGTGTCTTAGCGGCCCTAAGCGAAGGGCTGCAAGGAGAGTCTGTCCACGAAATACTGCATGCTGCACATGTGCCTTATGACCAGCAAATTGTGCGAGTAGGCCTAAGAGATATCCATAGGCATTTAAag AGCTACTTCATTCCGGAGGAGGGCTTCCTCGCAGGGCTGACTTTAAACCTAAATAACATTACTCTAAAAAGCAATTATCAAGACGTGCTCAAGTTTTATGGATTTGATTACGGATCATTCAACAACGCGCTATACCCAGATCCTCCCACTACTAAGAAAAGCGCTGAGGGTACCACCCTTGAGACAGGGTTAGGTGTCTCGGAGGACAGCCCCACTGTTGCCGCTACCACCACCGAATCACCTCAGAATACCATAGTTGAAGTGGCGAATAGGGCTAATGATGATATACCAACAACTACTGAGGTTGCTACGACCCACATACCAACTACTACCATGGCAAGTGTAGAAACTACTACTTCTGAGCCTGAAG TAATTGTGGAGACAACTACTGAAGTTGTAAAAACTACTGAAGCCGCAGTAACTACTGAAGCAGCAATAAGCTCAGAAGGTACTTCAACCCCTCTTTCTGTGGAGACTGCGCCTCCAACAGAGTCTCCTAAAGACACCACAACCGCTACGACGGTTATAGAAACACTACAATTGAATGCTGAAAGCCAAACCCCATCAGGCACGACAGGCACAAGCAAAGACACTACTTTGGCAAGGGTCACTTCAATGACCTCCTCCAGTGCGGCAAAAATTCCTGGAGGATATACTTCGACGAAGCAATTTGAAACTACTGCTGAATACCATCGTACCACCTCTAGTGATAGTGAAACTGCCTCGAGTAATACTGCGACTCCTTCTATCATCAGCAGTGTGGGATCGACTGGGAATACTGTGAGGACAACTAGGGAAGTGACAGAGTCTATTCAAAGCTCTATTGGTGAAACCAGCACTATGATTCCGACGAGGTTCGTGACTCCTACTACAACCATTTATTCTACAGAATCAACCGAGCTACAGCAAACTACTACTGAAACACCTAAATCTACCAGTGTTCAAACTGTAGAGGCTGAAACTACTGCACAGCCACAATTTACTAAAGAAGTCGTAACAACTGAAACAACTTTCATACCGGACACGACTACCCAATTGCTCTCAACTTCTGAAACAGTTTCAAGTACAAAAACTACTGAATCAACTTCTGAATTAACCTCTCCCAGGAGCACTCAGACAATTTTAAGTTCTGAAACTATAACTGAAACAACTTTTATCTTGACCACACCTACAAATGTTCAGCCAGGTATTACGGGAGTTAAAACTACACCTGAACCAACTAGTTCATCCTTGACTACTCTTACAACCATTGGTCAATCAGAAAACTCTGTCTCCACTCAACAGGATAATTTGGAAACTACGACTCCTCCGTTTTTTGGAACCACGCCCAATTTTCAG GGTACCCCCGCAAACCAAGGAAATTTCGACTTCAACAACTATAACTATAACGAGAACACTCCAGTATATGATGATGAAGAAGTTGTGGAAAACACCAACAATAACTTCAAACGAAGTGTTCGCTCTGTTGCTGATTATATCATATCTAGGTATCTATGCAG AATTTACGATGACGGTTCGCAATTCGTGCCCCTGACGCAGCGGACCCAGTACGTCCCTGAAGACTCCATGACGTTTGCAGTATACGGGAAGTACCGCGAACCAGTTGCTTTTATGAAGTACGACACTGTATTGCCATACTTTTTCGCACCGAATCTCAACGCTGTTGCTTTGAGTTTTCCTTTGGATAGCTCAAAGTACTATTTACTGTTATTGTTGCCCTTGAGAGATGACGGTATTGATCAATTAATCTATGACCTAAG gatTTCTGGCAGTTTGAAGTACGTTATCGAAAATCTACGATTGGCCCACGTGCAAGCTACGATCCCCAGCTTTACTCTCAAGGGATATGTAACGTTGACTCCAACATTACAGAAG CTGGGAATCCATCAAATTTTTGAGCCTCGTCAAGCAGACTTCAGCCCTATGACAAATTCCACAGATATTTTCGTCACCAATATTGAACAGGCCGTTACAGTCACCATTAGGAACTACTTAGATCCTTCCGCGCAGCGCTACA AGAACTACCAGCAGTACCCACCAATCACCTTTAAGGCAGACCACCCCTTCCTTTATTTCGTAGTTGATTCGGAACTTCACGTTGCCCTGATGGTTGGAAAAGTGATTAATCCACTAAACTCTAGAATTAGTTAA
- the LOC136417072 gene encoding dual specificity protein phosphatase MPK-4-like, with protein sequence MSSYLHREDFSLGPISVDEIEPGLFLGSLAAAKDIETLHKLKVSHILTIDTCPLPRTILDLSHLKTKFVQLSDLPKEDLLSHFNDTNNFIENALNGGCILVHCYFGVSRSATVVIAYIMKKYQLSYPEAFERVKAKRHIVFPNQGFVTQLKLYKEMDHTIDASNMKYKLFRLNLASDRVRKVKILPHNFIDLIQDDPGLPQTQPHPNVYRCRKCRRILATECNLIVHQDKGSTCTKTFFLEPIAWMNVAQNTQGKLHCPKCEHKVGSFSWVMGCQCPCGTQVAPAFYLVPSKVDYTNVVKNVEMTF encoded by the exons ATGTCGTCCTACCTACACAGAGAAGACTTTAGCTTGGGTCCCATCAGTGTTGATGAAATTGAACCTGGGCTCTTTCTCGGAAGCCTTGCGGCAGCTAAAGATATTGAAACTTTACATAAGTTGAAAGTAAGTCATATTCTTACTATAGACACGTGCCCTCTGCCTAGGACTATTTTGGACTTGAGCCATCTCAAAACCAAATTTGTCCAGTTATCAGATTTACCAAAAGAAGACCTTTTGAGCCACTTTAATGATACTAATAACTTCATTGAAAATG CTTTAAATGGTGGTTGCATATTAGTGCATTGTTATTTTGGTGTGTCACGTAGTGCTACTGTAGTTATAGCATACatcatgaaaaaatatcaattgaGCTATCCTGAGGCATTTGAGAGAGTTAAAGCCAAAAGGCATATTGTTTTCCCAAATCAGG GGTTTGTCACACAACTAAAACTGTATAAGGAAATGGACCATACAATAGATGCTTCTAATATGAAATATAAGCTCTTCCGGCTGAATTTAGCTTCTGATAGAGttagaaaagtaaaaattttaccacATAACTTTATAGATTTAATACAAGATGACCCTGGTCTTCCTCAAACTCAACCCCATCCTAATGTTTATAG ATGTAGGAAGTGTCGCAGAATTTTAGCAACTGAGTGTAATTTGATTGTCCATCAAGACAAAGGCTCCACATGTACAAAGACATTCTTTCTGGAGCCAATTGCGTGGATGAACGTAGCCCAG AATACCCAAGGTAAATTGCACTGCCCAAAATGCGAACATAAAGTGGGCTCTTTTAGTTGGGTGATGGGGTGCCAGTGTCCATGTGGCACTCAAGTAGCCCCAGCATTTTATTTAGTACCTTCCAAAGTCGACTATACAAATGTTGTTAAGAACGTAGAAATGACTTTTTAG
- the LOC136417127 gene encoding probable multidrug resistance-associated protein lethal(2)03659 isoform X1 has translation MESTKNVPVDNKVHPFSKANLLSKFLFTWLFPLFYKGLHKDLTEDDLYPSLKHHEATYLGDNLSKQWDRQLRKLKIGKQPSLWRAILRMFGREIALLALLYAFIELCARLVQPLILAQLLQYYQPNSTMSRNEAFLYSILMVASPFLVMSCQHNFLWYQFTMGIKIKVAATALVYRKALKLSRSSLAETNIGQMVNLISNDVTRFENAVKHIHSLWIGPIEMMIIVTLLYFYVGPSGMTGVAFLILFLPVQMWLGKKTSIFRLNTAMRTDERIRLMNEIISGIQVIKMYTWEKPFAKLVEISRWKEMQQIKKNAYIKAVIFSFQSFITKMAIWLCVVIFVLTGNSPTTQFVYVVTSFYTILRPVITKRLPEGVTHLAEAQISIKRISEFLLKEEIDFDASSTFLNPALQQNGTEKPTKINQDHLIDLRHVFVKWNSKFEEYSLQDVSMQNGRQLTVIVGPVGSGKTTLLHTILRELVPLKGTVKINGIISYVSQEPWLFMSSIKQNILFGQSYDRKRYQEVIKACALERDFSLFPHGDETLVGDRGVTLSGGQKARINLARAVYKKADIYLLDDPLSAVDTYVGKHIFEACIQQYLRGKCVVLVTHQLQYLRNAEKIYLLDNGSVNFSGSFGEIHDSGHEYAKLLVELNDKSEGDCYEELEAVGVVKKEDKIALRDNDIKRPKANKEGKAVGNIAKSVYGIYFQNGGHWCVIFWVFMFFCATQGIGSLSDYFTSWWVNANTIRQSNETESIKITAVQKFWLEYMTDDFSVIIYTVLILSLTVLALSRSLTFYRFAMKASTTLHNSMFNKIVYATMRFFNTNPSGRILNRFSSDMNQVDEALPSTMLDSIQNGLAVLSTTIVVATVNPWMLVPTLVILFVFYLMRVVYISTSRDVKRVESVTRSPVYSHLAASLQGLTTIRAFGAQHVLRQEFEKLQNRNSSPAIVFIAVGRCFGFWLDFGCTIYIFFVTMSFLFLQDTPGGFVGLSITQAMTLTGMFQMCIRQFSELENQMTCVERIKEYVDVVPESNIGAKQPPDNWPSKGKIGFKGLSMRYASDEPQVLKDLTFTVNNEEKVGIVGRTGAGKSSIIMALFRLAENQGIISIDDIDTKTVSLDRLRSNISIIPQEPVLFTGTLRKNLDPFDDYDDEILWNALEQVELKDVVSDLPNGLQSRMSEGGSNFSVGQRQLICLARAIIKKNKILVLDEATANVDPQTDALIQLTIRNQFSKCTVLTIAHRLHTVMDSDKVLVMDAGRVVEFGTPFELLQNKYGVFAGMVEQTGRAMADNLLGIAQKALQDQAQEIPKVHET, from the exons ATGGAAAGTACCAAGAACGTCCCAGTAGATAACAAGGTTCACCCCTTTAGCAAGGCTAATTTATTGTCGAAGTTTTTATTCAC GTGGCTCTTTCCTTTATTTTACAAGGGTTTGCATAAAGACCTAACTGAAGATGATCTCTACCCCAGCCTGAAGCATCACGAGGCAACCTATTTGGGTGATAATTTATCCAAACAATGGGATAGACAAttaagaaaactaaaaatcgGCAAGCAACCGTCCTTATGGAGGGCCATTTTGCGAATGTTCGGCAGAGAAATCGCTTTGTTGGCCCTATTGTACGCCTTCATCGAGCTCTGCGCTAG GCTTGTGCAACCATTGATACTGGCACAACTTCTTCAATACTATCAACCAAACAGTACCATGAGCAGAAATGAGGCATTTTTGTACTCAATCCTAATGGTCGCTTCTCCATTTCTTGTTATGAGTTGCCAACATAATTTTCTATGGTATCAATTCACCATGGGAATCAAGATCAAAGTAGCTGCTACTGCTCTTGTTTACCGAAAAGCTCTAAAGCTCAGTCGCTCGTCCTTGGCTGAAACAAACATAGGGCAGATGgtgaatttaatttccaacGATGTGACCAGGTTTGAAAACGCGGTCAAACACATCCATAGCCTTTGGATTGGGCCTATCGAAATGATGATTATTGTAACTCTGCTCTATTTTTATGTGGGGCCAAGTGGTATGACCGGAGTAGCGTTTTTGATACTGTTTCTGCCCGTTCAGA TGTGGCTTGGCAAGAAAACCTCGATTTTCAGGCTCAACACTGCCATGAGAACAGACGAGAGGATCCGGCTGATGAATGAAATCATTTCTGGTATTCaagttattaaaatgtatACTTGGGAGAAACCTTTTGCGAAACTTGTGGAAATAAGCAGATG GAAAGAAATGCAGCAAATAAAGAAGAATGCCTACATCAAGGCTGTGATATTTTCCTTCCAATCTTTCATCACCAAAATGGCCATTTGGCTGTGCGTTGTCATTTTCGTTCTGACTGGCAACTCTCCAACTACCCAGTTTGTCTACGTGGTCACCTCGTTTTATACAATCTTAAGACCAGTGATAACCAAACGCCTCCCCGAAGGAGTGACCCATCTAGCAGAAGCACAAATATCCATTAAACGTATCTCAGAGTTTCTGCTGAAGGAGGAAATCGACTTTGATGCCAGTTCCACGTTCCTTAACCCAGCCCTTCAGCAAAACGGAACTGAGAAACCAACTAAAATCAATCAGGATCATTTGATAGATCTGAGGCATGTATTTGTTAAGTGGAATTCAAAGTTTGAAGAGTACTCTCTGCAAGACGTTTCAATGCAAAATGGGCGACAATTGACTGTGATAGTAGGCCCAGTGGGTAGTGGGAAAACTACGTTGCTACACACGATTCTGAGGGAACTAGTTCCGTTAAAAGGCACTGTGAAAATTAATG GAATAATCTCATACGTTTCCCAAGAGCCTTGGCTCTTCATGAGCAGCATAAAACAGAATATCCTCTTTGGCCAGTCTTACGACCGCAAACGTTATCAAGAAGTTATTAAAGCGTGTGCCCTAGAACGAGATTTTTCTCTCTTCCCCCATGGAGATGAGACTTTAGTAGGTGATCGAGGAGTGACGTTGAGTGGAGGCCAGAAGGCTCGCATAAACTTAGCCAGGGCAGTCTACAAGAAGGCTGACATATACCTTTTAGATGACCCTTTATCCGCTGTGGACACTTACGTAGGAAAGCACATATTTGAGGCGTGCATCCAGCAATATTTGAGGGGCAAATGCGTGGTATTGGTGACACATCAGCTGCAATATCTGAGAAATGCTGAAAAGATATATTTGCTCGATAATGGTAGCGTGAACTTTTCGGGAAGTTTCGGAGAAATCCATGATTCTGGGCATGAGTACGCGAAACTTTTAGTGGAGCTCAATGACAAGTCTGAAGGAGACTGTTATGAAGAACTTGAAGCGGTTGGAGTAGTGAAAAAAGAAGACAAAATTGCTTTGAGAGATAATGATATTAAAAGGCCTAAAGCTAACAAAGAAGGCAAAGCTGTGGgtaacattgctaaaagtgTATATGGAATCTATTTCCAGAATGGCGGTCACTGGTGCGTCATTTTCTGGGTTTTTATGTTCTTTTGTGCAACTCAAGGCATTGGCAGCTTGTCTGACTATTTTACATCATGGTG GGTAAATGCCAATACCATTCGCCAATCCAACGAAACTGAATCAATAAAAATCACTGCGGTTCAAAAGTTCTGGCTTGAGTACATGACTGACGACTTCTCGGTGATCATTTACACAGTACTCATACTTTCTCTAACAGTTCTGGCTCTGAGCAGGTCTCTGACATTCTACCGATTTGCTATGAAGGCGTCTACCACTTTGCATAATAgcatgtttaataaaatagtcTATGCCACTATGAGGTTCTTTAATACTAATCCTTCTGGCAGGATTTTGAATCGGTTTTCGAGTGATATGAATCAGGTAGATGAGGCGTTGCCTTCTACCATGTTGGATTCAATTCAG AACGGACTGGCAGTACTGTCCACTACAATAGTGGTAGCAACTGTAAATCCTTGGATGTTAGTTCCCACGTTGGTgatattgtttgttttctacTTAATGAGAGTGGTCTATATTTCAACCAGCAGAGATGTGAAACGAGTGGAGAGCGTTa CCAGGAGCCCTGTCTATTCCCACTTGGCCGCCTCTCTGCAAGGCCTGACGACCATCCGAGCCTTTGGAGCTCAACACGTCCTGCGACAAGAGTTTGAAAAACTCCAAAACAGAAACAGCTCCCCTGCCATCGTTTTTATAGCCGTAGGCCGTTGTTTCGGCTTCTGGTTGGACTTTGGCTGTACCatctacatattttttgtCACCATGAGTTTCCTGTTTCTTCAAGATACTCCTGGAGGTTTCGTAGGGCTATCCATCACTCAGGCCATGACCTTAACTGGGATGTTTCAAATGTGCATCAGACAGTTTAGTGAATTAGAAAATCAAATGACTTGCGTGGAACGTATTAAAGAGTATGTAGACGTGGTTCCTGAGTCCAATATTGGTGCCAAGCAACCACCCGATAATTGGCCGTCGAAAGGAAAGATTGGTTTCAAGGGCTTGAGTATGCGATATGCTTCCGATGAACCCCAAGTGCTTAAAGACCTAACTTTTACTGTCAATAATGAGGAGAAAGTCGGTATTGTAG GCCGGACCGGAGCTGGAAAATCCTCGATCATAATGGCGTTATTCAGACTAGCAGAAAATCAGGGGATAATCTCTATCGATGACATAGATACTAAAACTGTCAGCCTAGATCGTCTTAGatctaatatttcaataattccaCAAGAACCGGTCTTATTCACCGGCACACTACGCAAAAACTTAGATCCTTTCGATGATTATGACGACGAAATCTTATGGAATGCCCTTGAACAAGTTGAACTCAAAGACGTTGTCTCTGACCTTCCCAATGGACTCCAAAGCAGAATGTCCGAAGGAGGAAGCAACTTCAGCGTGGGTCAACGTCAATTAATCTGTCTGGCTCGAGCCattattaaaaagaataaaattttggtCTTAGATGAGGCAACAGCCAACGTAGACCCTCAAACTGACGCTTTAATTCAACTGACTATCAGAAATCAATTTTCCAAATGCACAGTTCTAACTATAGCCCACAGATTGCATACGGTTATGGATTCGGATAAGGTGTTGGTGATGGATGCGGGCAGAGTGGTGGAATTCGGAACTCCGTTCGagttattgcaaaataaatatggGGTGTTTGCAGGAATGGTGGAGCAAACTGGACGAGCTATGGCAGATAACTTACTTGGAATAGCTCAAAAG gCACTTCAAGACCAAGCACAGGAGATTCCTAAGGTTCACGAAACATAG
- the LOC136417127 gene encoding probable multidrug resistance-associated protein lethal(2)03659 isoform X2, which translates to MSRNEAFLYSILMVASPFLVMSCQHNFLWYQFTMGIKIKVAATALVYRKALKLSRSSLAETNIGQMVNLISNDVTRFENAVKHIHSLWIGPIEMMIIVTLLYFYVGPSGMTGVAFLILFLPVQMWLGKKTSIFRLNTAMRTDERIRLMNEIISGIQVIKMYTWEKPFAKLVEISRWKEMQQIKKNAYIKAVIFSFQSFITKMAIWLCVVIFVLTGNSPTTQFVYVVTSFYTILRPVITKRLPEGVTHLAEAQISIKRISEFLLKEEIDFDASSTFLNPALQQNGTEKPTKINQDHLIDLRHVFVKWNSKFEEYSLQDVSMQNGRQLTVIVGPVGSGKTTLLHTILRELVPLKGTVKINGIISYVSQEPWLFMSSIKQNILFGQSYDRKRYQEVIKACALERDFSLFPHGDETLVGDRGVTLSGGQKARINLARAVYKKADIYLLDDPLSAVDTYVGKHIFEACIQQYLRGKCVVLVTHQLQYLRNAEKIYLLDNGSVNFSGSFGEIHDSGHEYAKLLVELNDKSEGDCYEELEAVGVVKKEDKIALRDNDIKRPKANKEGKAVGNIAKSVYGIYFQNGGHWCVIFWVFMFFCATQGIGSLSDYFTSWWVNANTIRQSNETESIKITAVQKFWLEYMTDDFSVIIYTVLILSLTVLALSRSLTFYRFAMKASTTLHNSMFNKIVYATMRFFNTNPSGRILNRFSSDMNQVDEALPSTMLDSIQNGLAVLSTTIVVATVNPWMLVPTLVILFVFYLMRVVYISTSRDVKRVESVTRSPVYSHLAASLQGLTTIRAFGAQHVLRQEFEKLQNRNSSPAIVFIAVGRCFGFWLDFGCTIYIFFVTMSFLFLQDTPGGFVGLSITQAMTLTGMFQMCIRQFSELENQMTCVERIKEYVDVVPESNIGAKQPPDNWPSKGKIGFKGLSMRYASDEPQVLKDLTFTVNNEEKVGIVGRTGAGKSSIIMALFRLAENQGIISIDDIDTKTVSLDRLRSNISIIPQEPVLFTGTLRKNLDPFDDYDDEILWNALEQVELKDVVSDLPNGLQSRMSEGGSNFSVGQRQLICLARAIIKKNKILVLDEATANVDPQTDALIQLTIRNQFSKCTVLTIAHRLHTVMDSDKVLVMDAGRVVEFGTPFELLQNKYGVFAGMVEQTGRAMADNLLGIAQKALQDQAQEIPKVHET; encoded by the exons ATGAGCAGAAATGAGGCATTTTTGTACTCAATCCTAATGGTCGCTTCTCCATTTCTTGTTATGAGTTGCCAACATAATTTTCTATGGTATCAATTCACCATGGGAATCAAGATCAAAGTAGCTGCTACTGCTCTTGTTTACCGAAAAGCTCTAAAGCTCAGTCGCTCGTCCTTGGCTGAAACAAACATAGGGCAGATGgtgaatttaatttccaacGATGTGACCAGGTTTGAAAACGCGGTCAAACACATCCATAGCCTTTGGATTGGGCCTATCGAAATGATGATTATTGTAACTCTGCTCTATTTTTATGTGGGGCCAAGTGGTATGACCGGAGTAGCGTTTTTGATACTGTTTCTGCCCGTTCAGA TGTGGCTTGGCAAGAAAACCTCGATTTTCAGGCTCAACACTGCCATGAGAACAGACGAGAGGATCCGGCTGATGAATGAAATCATTTCTGGTATTCaagttattaaaatgtatACTTGGGAGAAACCTTTTGCGAAACTTGTGGAAATAAGCAGATG GAAAGAAATGCAGCAAATAAAGAAGAATGCCTACATCAAGGCTGTGATATTTTCCTTCCAATCTTTCATCACCAAAATGGCCATTTGGCTGTGCGTTGTCATTTTCGTTCTGACTGGCAACTCTCCAACTACCCAGTTTGTCTACGTGGTCACCTCGTTTTATACAATCTTAAGACCAGTGATAACCAAACGCCTCCCCGAAGGAGTGACCCATCTAGCAGAAGCACAAATATCCATTAAACGTATCTCAGAGTTTCTGCTGAAGGAGGAAATCGACTTTGATGCCAGTTCCACGTTCCTTAACCCAGCCCTTCAGCAAAACGGAACTGAGAAACCAACTAAAATCAATCAGGATCATTTGATAGATCTGAGGCATGTATTTGTTAAGTGGAATTCAAAGTTTGAAGAGTACTCTCTGCAAGACGTTTCAATGCAAAATGGGCGACAATTGACTGTGATAGTAGGCCCAGTGGGTAGTGGGAAAACTACGTTGCTACACACGATTCTGAGGGAACTAGTTCCGTTAAAAGGCACTGTGAAAATTAATG GAATAATCTCATACGTTTCCCAAGAGCCTTGGCTCTTCATGAGCAGCATAAAACAGAATATCCTCTTTGGCCAGTCTTACGACCGCAAACGTTATCAAGAAGTTATTAAAGCGTGTGCCCTAGAACGAGATTTTTCTCTCTTCCCCCATGGAGATGAGACTTTAGTAGGTGATCGAGGAGTGACGTTGAGTGGAGGCCAGAAGGCTCGCATAAACTTAGCCAGGGCAGTCTACAAGAAGGCTGACATATACCTTTTAGATGACCCTTTATCCGCTGTGGACACTTACGTAGGAAAGCACATATTTGAGGCGTGCATCCAGCAATATTTGAGGGGCAAATGCGTGGTATTGGTGACACATCAGCTGCAATATCTGAGAAATGCTGAAAAGATATATTTGCTCGATAATGGTAGCGTGAACTTTTCGGGAAGTTTCGGAGAAATCCATGATTCTGGGCATGAGTACGCGAAACTTTTAGTGGAGCTCAATGACAAGTCTGAAGGAGACTGTTATGAAGAACTTGAAGCGGTTGGAGTAGTGAAAAAAGAAGACAAAATTGCTTTGAGAGATAATGATATTAAAAGGCCTAAAGCTAACAAAGAAGGCAAAGCTGTGGgtaacattgctaaaagtgTATATGGAATCTATTTCCAGAATGGCGGTCACTGGTGCGTCATTTTCTGGGTTTTTATGTTCTTTTGTGCAACTCAAGGCATTGGCAGCTTGTCTGACTATTTTACATCATGGTG GGTAAATGCCAATACCATTCGCCAATCCAACGAAACTGAATCAATAAAAATCACTGCGGTTCAAAAGTTCTGGCTTGAGTACATGACTGACGACTTCTCGGTGATCATTTACACAGTACTCATACTTTCTCTAACAGTTCTGGCTCTGAGCAGGTCTCTGACATTCTACCGATTTGCTATGAAGGCGTCTACCACTTTGCATAATAgcatgtttaataaaatagtcTATGCCACTATGAGGTTCTTTAATACTAATCCTTCTGGCAGGATTTTGAATCGGTTTTCGAGTGATATGAATCAGGTAGATGAGGCGTTGCCTTCTACCATGTTGGATTCAATTCAG AACGGACTGGCAGTACTGTCCACTACAATAGTGGTAGCAACTGTAAATCCTTGGATGTTAGTTCCCACGTTGGTgatattgtttgttttctacTTAATGAGAGTGGTCTATATTTCAACCAGCAGAGATGTGAAACGAGTGGAGAGCGTTa CCAGGAGCCCTGTCTATTCCCACTTGGCCGCCTCTCTGCAAGGCCTGACGACCATCCGAGCCTTTGGAGCTCAACACGTCCTGCGACAAGAGTTTGAAAAACTCCAAAACAGAAACAGCTCCCCTGCCATCGTTTTTATAGCCGTAGGCCGTTGTTTCGGCTTCTGGTTGGACTTTGGCTGTACCatctacatattttttgtCACCATGAGTTTCCTGTTTCTTCAAGATACTCCTGGAGGTTTCGTAGGGCTATCCATCACTCAGGCCATGACCTTAACTGGGATGTTTCAAATGTGCATCAGACAGTTTAGTGAATTAGAAAATCAAATGACTTGCGTGGAACGTATTAAAGAGTATGTAGACGTGGTTCCTGAGTCCAATATTGGTGCCAAGCAACCACCCGATAATTGGCCGTCGAAAGGAAAGATTGGTTTCAAGGGCTTGAGTATGCGATATGCTTCCGATGAACCCCAAGTGCTTAAAGACCTAACTTTTACTGTCAATAATGAGGAGAAAGTCGGTATTGTAG GCCGGACCGGAGCTGGAAAATCCTCGATCATAATGGCGTTATTCAGACTAGCAGAAAATCAGGGGATAATCTCTATCGATGACATAGATACTAAAACTGTCAGCCTAGATCGTCTTAGatctaatatttcaataattccaCAAGAACCGGTCTTATTCACCGGCACACTACGCAAAAACTTAGATCCTTTCGATGATTATGACGACGAAATCTTATGGAATGCCCTTGAACAAGTTGAACTCAAAGACGTTGTCTCTGACCTTCCCAATGGACTCCAAAGCAGAATGTCCGAAGGAGGAAGCAACTTCAGCGTGGGTCAACGTCAATTAATCTGTCTGGCTCGAGCCattattaaaaagaataaaattttggtCTTAGATGAGGCAACAGCCAACGTAGACCCTCAAACTGACGCTTTAATTCAACTGACTATCAGAAATCAATTTTCCAAATGCACAGTTCTAACTATAGCCCACAGATTGCATACGGTTATGGATTCGGATAAGGTGTTGGTGATGGATGCGGGCAGAGTGGTGGAATTCGGAACTCCGTTCGagttattgcaaaataaatatggGGTGTTTGCAGGAATGGTGGAGCAAACTGGACGAGCTATGGCAGATAACTTACTTGGAATAGCTCAAAAG gCACTTCAAGACCAAGCACAGGAGATTCCTAAGGTTCACGAAACATAG